A genome region from Carassius gibelio isolate Cgi1373 ecotype wild population from Czech Republic chromosome A23, carGib1.2-hapl.c, whole genome shotgun sequence includes the following:
- the LOC127944613 gene encoding cytidine deaminase-like isoform X1 — translation MELCSQVVSPVSSIMNQYYPEALVQKSQEAKIRAYCPYSKFRVGAAVLTSNGTVFTGCNVENASYPLGLCAERTAISKAVSEGYTSFKAIAIASDLEDRFISPCGACRQFMREFGSQWDVYLSKSDGTYKLMTVEELLPFSFGPDDLGARENTVGNSKL, via the exons ATGGAACTGTGTTCACAG GTTGTGTCTCCAGTCAGCAGCATTATGAATCAATATTACCCAGAAGCACTAGTTCAGAAGTCTCAGGAAGCCAAAATACGGGCATACTGTCCCTACAGCAAGTTCAGAGTTGGAGCAGCTGTTTTAACAAGCAATGGAACTGTGTTCACAG GTTGTAATGTAGAAAATGCAAGCTACCCTCTTGGACTATGTGCTGAGAGGACTGCTATCTCTAAAGCTGTGTCTGAGGGATATACCAGCTTCAAAGCCATCGCAATTGCCAG TGACCTTGAAGACCGCTTTATTTCTCCATGTGGAGCCTGCAGGCAGTTCATGAGAGAG TTTGGCTCTCAGTGGGACGTTTATCTGTCAAAATCTGATGGAACTTACAAACTGATGACAGTGGAGGAGCTCCTGCCATTCTCATTTGGCCCTGATGACCTTGGGGCAAGAGAAAACACTGTTGGCAATTCGAAACTGTAA
- the LOC127944613 gene encoding cytidine deaminase-like isoform X2, with the protein MNQYYPEALVQKSQEAKIRAYCPYSKFRVGAAVLTSNGTVFTGCNVENASYPLGLCAERTAISKAVSEGYTSFKAIAIASDLEDRFISPCGACRQFMREFGSQWDVYLSKSDGTYKLMTVEELLPFSFGPDDLGARENTVGNSKL; encoded by the exons ATGAATCAATATTACCCAGAAGCACTAGTTCAGAAGTCTCAGGAAGCCAAAATACGGGCATACTGTCCCTACAGCAAGTTCAGAGTTGGAGCAGCTGTTTTAACAAGCAATGGAACTGTGTTCACAG GTTGTAATGTAGAAAATGCAAGCTACCCTCTTGGACTATGTGCTGAGAGGACTGCTATCTCTAAAGCTGTGTCTGAGGGATATACCAGCTTCAAAGCCATCGCAATTGCCAG TGACCTTGAAGACCGCTTTATTTCTCCATGTGGAGCCTGCAGGCAGTTCATGAGAGAG TTTGGCTCTCAGTGGGACGTTTATCTGTCAAAATCTGATGGAACTTACAAACTGATGACAGTGGAGGAGCTCCTGCCATTCTCATTTGGCCCTGATGACCTTGGGGCAAGAGAAAACACTGTTGGCAATTCGAAACTGTAA
- the pink1 gene encoding serine/threonine-protein kinase PINK1, mitochondrial: MSVKHALSRGLELGRSLVQLGLFKPAGRVAAKLRGERLRVSRPTRTVQPQTFLPGRYRFFRLSLSGLAAQLQSGAFRRVAGGGAPRNRAVFLAFGVGLGLIEQQLEEDRTSAALCQEIQAVFRKKKFQTPLKPFTSGYKLEDYVIGKQIGKGCNAAVYEAAAPSGAPVENGKYSLVELNQKETDDDYKKAGPLRFPATPSFPLAIKMMWNIGADSSSDAILRSMSMELVPACPQALTKEQGEIALDGHFGLVPKRLSAHPNVITVYRAFTAEVPLLPGAQEEYPDVLPARLNPQGLGSNRTLFLVMKNYPCTLRQYLEVCVPNRMQASLMLLQLLEGVDHLCKQGIAHRDLKSDNVLLEFDRAGCPRLVITDFGCCLAEDLGLKLPFDSRWVNRGGNTCLMAPEVATAVPGPGVMIDYSKADVWAVGAIAYELFSQPNPFYSSQGLEGRTYQEEQLPPLPASVPDDVQLVVKLLLRRNTRKRPSARVAANMLHISLWGRRVLAGLTGARMDELTDWLLCQSAVVLLKGRGSGGSSVEAELQRCFLANIDLEDLHTALSFLMYGHEQWKSLP, from the exons ATGTCAGTGAAACATGCTCTCAGTCGGGGGTTGGAGCTGGGGAGGTCGCTTGTCCAGCTTGGGCTCTTTAAACCAGCCGGCCGAGTTGCTGCGAAGCTCCGCGGTGAGCGGCTGCGTGTGTCCCGACCGACACGCACCGTCCAGCCGCAGACTTTCCTACCAGGTCGGTACCGCTTCTTCCGCCTCTCTCTCAGCGGACTGGCCGCCCAGCTCCAGTCTGGGGCTTTCAGGAGAGTGGCTGGAGGTGGTGCACCCAGAAACAGGGCTGTTTTCCTGGCTTTTGGGGTGGGTTTGGGGCTAATTGAACAGCAGCTGGAGGAGGACAGGACAAGCGCTGCTCTGTGTCAGGAGATACAG GCTGTATTCAGAAAAAAGAAGTTCCAGACCCCTCTGAAGCCCTTTACATCAGGGTACAAGTTGGAGGACTATGTGATTGGGAAACAGATCGGGAAAGGTTGCAATGCAGCAGTGTATGAGGCAGCGGCTCCGTCCGGGGCCCCTGTGGAGAACGGGAAGTATTCACTGGTGGAACTGAACCAGAAAGAAACAGATGATGACTATAAGAAAGCAGGACCGCTTAGATTTCCTGCTACACCCAGCTTTCCTTTAGCTATCAAAATGATGTGGAACATTGGG GCTGATTCATCAAGTGACGCCATCCTTCGCTCTATGTCCATGGAGTTGGTTCCTGCATGTCCACAGGCCCTAACAAAAGAGCAAGGAGAGATTGCTTTGGATGG CCACTTTGGATTGGTGCCTAAAAGACTGAGCGCTCATCCCAACGTGATCACAGTGTACCGGGCCTTCACTGCTGAGGTCCCGCTGCTGCCTGGAGCTCAGGAGGAGTACCCCGATGTCCTGCCTGCCCGACTCAATCCACAGGGTTTGGGCAGTAATCGCACACTGTTCCTGGTCATGAAGAA TTACCCATGCACCCTGCGGCAGTACCTGGAGGTGTGTGTGCCGAACCGGATGCAGGCATCTCTCATGCTGCTGCAGCTGCTGGAAGGGGTGGATCATCTCTGCAAACAGGGCATTGCTCACAGAGACCTCAAATCAGACAATGTGCTCCTGGAATTTGACAGAG CCGGGTGTCCCAGACTGGTGATCACTGATTTCGGCTGTTGTCTGGCAGAAGATTTAGGCCTCAAACTACCCTTCGACAGCCGGTGGGTTAACAGAGGGGGAAACACCTGTCTGATGGCACCTGAG GTGGCCACAGCAGTTCCAGGTCCAGGGGTGATGATAGATTACAGTAAAGCAGATGTCTGGGCTGTAGGGGCCATCGCCTATGAGCTCTTCAGTCAGCCGAACCCCTTCTACAGCTCACAGGGGCTGGAGGGACGCACTTATCAGGAAGAACAGCTTCCTCCACTTCCTGCCTCTGTACCTGACGATGTACAGCTAGTAGTGAAGCTGCTGCTACGCAGAAACACTCGCAAG CGCCCCAGTGCACGTGTGGCTGCTAACATGCTTCACATCAGTCTGTGGGGCAGGCGTGTGTTGGCCGGACTGACTGGGGCCAGAATGGATGAGCTGACGGACTGGCTGCTGTGTCAGTCTGCTGTGGTGCTGCTGAAGGGTCGAGGGTCCGGCGGTAGCTCCGTGGAAGCTGAACTCCAGAGATGTTTCCTCGCCAACATAGACCTGGAGGATCTCCACACCGCGCTCAGCTTCCTCATGTATGGACATGAGCAGTGGAAATCCCtgccatag
- the LOC127944613 gene encoding cytidine deaminase-like isoform X3, translating to MNQYYPEALVQKSQEARKQAYCPYSKFRVGAAVLTSNGTVFTGCNVENASYPLGLCAERTAISKAVSEGYTSFKAIAIASDLEDRFISPCGACRQFMREFGSQWDVYLSKSDGTYKLMTVEELLPFSFGPDDLGARENTVGNSKL from the exons ATGAACCAATATTACCCAGAAGCACTTGTTCAGAAGTCTCAGGAAGCCAGAAAACAGGCATACTGTCCCTACAGCAAGTTCAGAGTTGGAGCAGCTGTTTTAACAAGCAATGGAACTGTGTTCACAG GTTGTAATGTAGAAAATGCAAGCTACCCTCTTGGACTATGTGCTGAGAGGACTGCTATCTCTAAAGCTGTGTCTGAGGGATATACCAGCTTCAAAGCCATCGCAATTGCCAG TGACCTTGAAGACCGCTTTATTTCTCCATGTGGAGCCTGCAGGCAGTTCATGAGAGAG TTTGGCTCTCAGTGGGACGTTTATCTGTCAAAATCTGATGGAACTTACAAACTGATGACAGTGGAGGAGCTCCTGCCATTCTCATTTGGCCCTGATGACCTTGGGGCAAGAGAAAACACTGTTGGCAATTCGAAACTGTAA